Proteins encoded within one genomic window of Neodiprion fabricii isolate iyNeoFabr1 chromosome 6, iyNeoFabr1.1, whole genome shotgun sequence:
- the LOC124185663 gene encoding cytoplasmic dynein 2 intermediate chain 1 isoform X1 yields MSSKGAIKKTAGSSTVLKTKNRQAGDASSDVLASPNSKDSKLTKLRDSKIQKTPQNSFNKLASSRISSMDKPVGSQTKSIRQNGPGSTSISNTAASSPRTGAQLTSRTTTSGAKLVRQKIEVEKRLKNVPPAERNKSKEKASKSYSEKRGSSSIYLPKTIRSSNAAATRTSSQVIASKTSSVSTRDKQREGKSESPYKSAEKKPRRTSRERKKSRTLSPSEIKMLHQAMKTDKAANDSLSKKDNNLVKSHGEQNRTATNDNTDDYEYEDDFEDYESDFQECTDSEVSNVSEEQEISESPEPEPIEMQREEQIKTINSADGRRSEEEHMLDSGHYELTEARKRAARIESMSMNQSKAPPLPELRQPINKSYRQEKTSENKSLPPSSTDEGFEDGRSGDFAKSPPVSQISFIDFQKPKDEKVQKKLLSKSKRGEELLNMIKLDNVEWSLIEYTPIAYEDFILNYGRLNTQQISVQTNEDNPETETQTESIEFINKWTQHPITCRRNLNNSEDVKLFKLEQIGVGEDTDCDETNTPIVPTYDILQLNEFLSKAGKVVLSLLEEKKVGGNVLRSNSHELPFSEGFIKLAVDSVSFLVDRTVSLLHYSETLNKMLLSIHVLNSEGIETSNKEDYLTDCCIGCVWSTSEPSRPVKLFYSSCSITACCFHSTNYNVVFAGLEDGSINLWDLREDAMWHQKVTDKVNEVDWVLRSPTYTTADSVSDNYHSSEIVAIRVVSYIEKDTSNASNNRLAPIQICTLDEEGELIVWSVLYTMGIRTDDLGLAHWGDIRLQKTQQIAINTRRDKLEKIYTGYFDMHVDSVDTNNLFLATNTNSILHATCIGNKVAPNIYRGNEIEFCGGTRCIEGCPFKRSYFLVGCDDGTIRLHSLKIERALLQLIDDECKNPVKSVQWSKSKPFTIFVLDSASKIHIWNLSNSDIYPMYTISTKKWGYVTSMQLSPCKTDHDLINQYLALGTDNGRIEIHKLKKDFCYSQRNESDQELETFSRYVDIL; encoded by the exons ATGTCAAGCAAG GGCGCAATAAAGAAAACTGCAGGGTCGAGTACcgtattaaaaacaaaaaacagacAAGCAGGCGATGCATCTTCCGATGTCTTGGCGTCGCCCAACTCGAAAGACTCAAAACTTACGAAACTCAGAGATTCGAAGATACAAAAAACCCCACAGAACTCTTTTAACAAGCTGGCATCTAGCAGGATTAGTTCCATGGATAAGCCTGTTGGTTCTCAAACCAAATCAATCAGGCAAAATGGTCCTGGATCAACATCCATATCCAATACTGCTGCCAGCTCTCCGAGAACTGGAGCCCAGTTGACGAGCAGGACCACAACCTCGGGAGCAAAATTAGTTAGGCAGAAAATAGAAGTAGAGAAAAGGCTGAAGAATGTTCCGCCAGCGGAACGGAATAAATCAAAAGAGAAGGCGAGCAAAAGTTACTCGGAGAAAAGAGGATCAAGTTCGATATAtttgccaaaaacgattagAAGCTCTAACGCTGCTGCAACTAGAACGTCTAGTCAAGTTATTGCATCGAAAACCAGTTCGGTGTCTACTCGCGATAAGcagagagaaggaaaatcgGAGAGTCCTTATAAATCAGCTGAGAAGAAGCCTAGACGAACGTCAAGAGAACGCAAAAAATCCAGAACTCTTAGTCCTAGCGAAATAAAGATGTTACACCAGGCTATGAAGACTGATAAAGCAGCAAATGATAGTCTGTCAAAGAAAGACAATAACTTGGTAAAATCCCACGGAGAGCAAAATCGTACCGCGACAAACGACAATACTGATGATTATGAATACGAAGATGATTTTGAA GATTACGAATCGGACTTTCAAGAGTGTACTGATAGCGAAGTGTCAAACGTTAGCGAGGAACAGGAAATTTCAGAGAGTCCTGAACCTGAACCAATTGAAATGCAAAGAGAAGAGCAG ATAAAAACGATAAACAGTGCAGATGGACGACGGAGCGAAGAGGAGCATATGCTAGATTCTGGTCACTATGAACTCACAGAGGCTAGAAAACGAGCTGCACGCATAGAATCTATGTCAATGAATCAGTCGAAGGCACCACCATTGCCAGAATTGAGACAGCCCATAAATAAATCGTATAG GCAAGAGAAGACATCCGAAAATAAGTCATTACCCCCATCGTCGACGGACGAAGGTTTTGAGGATGGGAGATCTGGAGATTTTGCTAAATCTCCACCCGTATCACAAATATCtttcatcgattttcaaaaaccaaAAGACGAGAAAGTGCAAAAG AAATTGCTGTCAAAATCGAAAAGAGGAGAAGAATTGTTGAACATGATCAAATTGGACAATGTCGAATGGTCTCTCATTGAATACACGCCTATAGCTTATGAAGATTTTATACTGAATTATGGACGATTAAATACTCAAcag ATCTCTGTACAAACCAACGAAGATAATCCCGAAACAGAAACGCAAACCGAGAGTAtcgaatttataaataaatggaCCCAACATCCTATAACGTGTAGAAGAAATTTGAACAACAGTGAAGAcgtgaaattgtttaaattg GAACAAATCGGTGTTGGCGAAGATACAGACTGTGATGAAACGAACACACCAATTGTACCGACTTACGATATTCTACAGCTGAATGAGTTTTTGAGTAAAGCAGGAAAAGTCGTGCTCTCGTtgttagaagaaaaaaaagttggagGAAACGTACTTCGGTCTAATTCGCACGAGTTACCCTTCAGCGAAGGCTTCATTAAGCTTGCCGTTGATTCGGTATCTTTTCTAGTTGATAGAACAGTATCGCTCCTACATTACTCAGAGACTTTGAATAAGATGTTACTGTCAATACACGTTCTGAACAGTGAG GGAATTGAAACTTCGAACAAGGAAGATTATCTAACCGACTGTTGCATCGGATGTGTTTGGAGTACCTCAGAACCATCGAGGCCAGTGAAACTCTTTTACTCATCTTGTTCTATAACAGCTTGCTGTTTTCACTCGACGAATTACAACGTCGTATTTGCAGGCCTAGAAGACGG GTCAATAAATCTGTGGGATCTTAGAGAAGATGCGATGTGGCATCAAAAAGTAACCGATAAGGTAAATGAGGTGGACTGGGTGTTGCGATCACCAACTTACACTACAG CCGACAGTGTCAGTGATAATTATCACAGTTCCGAAATTGTCGCTATTCGTGTTGTATCTTACATTGAAAAAGACACATCAAATGCAAGCAACAACAGACTTGCACCGATTCAG ATTTGCACTTTAGACGAAGAAGGAGAGTTAATTGTTTGGAGTGTATTATACACCATGGGAATTCGCACGGATGATTTAGGATTGGCTCACTGGGGTGACATTAGACTTCAGAAAACCCAACAGATTGCAATAAACACTAGAAGGGATAAACT GGAAAAGATTTACACCGGCTATTTTGATATGCATGTTGATAGCGTTGATACTAACAATCTATTTCTCGCTACTAATACCAATAGCATCTTGCATGCAACGTGTATTGGCAACAAAGTTGCACCCAACATTTACCGAGGGAATGAAATTG AATTCTGTGGTGGTACTCGATGTATTGAAGGATGTCCTTTCAAACGATCGTACTTTctg GTGGGCTGTGACGATGGCACTATACGACTTCATTCGCTGAAGATTGAGCGAGCTCTTTTGCAATTAATTGACGATGAATGTAAAAACCCAGTTAAATCTGTACAGTGGTCAAAATCCAAGCCGTTTACAATTTTCGTTTTAGACAGTGCCTCCAA AATCCACATATGGAACCTGAGCAACAGTGATATATATCCTATGTATACCATTTCAACAAAGAAATGGGGATACGTAACAAGTATGCAATTATCCCCATGCAAAACTGATCACGATTTGATCAACCAATAT
- the LOC124185663 gene encoding cytoplasmic dynein 2 intermediate chain 1 isoform X2: MSSKGAIKKTAGSSTVLKTKNRQAGDASSDVLASPNSKDSKLTKLRDSKIQKTPQNSFNKLASSRISSMDKPVGSQTKSIRQNGPGSTSISNTAASSPRTGAQLTSRTTTSGAKLVRQKIEVEKRLKNVPPAERNKSKEKASKSYSEKRGSSSIYLPKTIRSSNAAATRTSSQVIASKTSSVSTRDKQREGKSESPYKSAEKKPRRTSRERKKSRTLSPSEIKMLHQAMKTDKAANDSLSKKDNNLVKSHGEQNRTATNDNTDDYEYEDDFEDYESDFQECTDSEVSNVSEEQEISESPEPEPIEMQREEQIKTINSADGRRSEEEHMLDSGHYELTEARKRAARIESMSMNQSKAPPLPELRQPINKSYRQEKTSENKSLPPSSTDEGFEDGRSGDFAKSPPVSQISFIDFQKPKDEKVQKKLLSKSKRGEELLNMIKLDNVEWSLIEYTPIAYEDFILNYGRLNTQQISVQTNEDNPETETQTESIEFINKWTQHPITCRRNLNNSEDVKLFKLEQIGVGEDTDCDETNTPIVPTYDILQLNEFLSKAGKVVLSLLEEKKVGGNVLRSNSHELPFSEGFIKLAVDSVSFLVDRTVSLLHYSETLNKMLLSIHVLNSEGIETSNKEDYLTDCCIGCVWSTSEPSRPVKLFYSSCSITACCFHSTNYNVVFAGLEDGSINLWDLREDAMWHQKVTDKVNEVDWVLRSPTYTTADSVSDNYHSSEIVAIRVVSYIEKDTSNASNNRLAPIQICTLDEEGELIVWSVLYTMGIRTDDLGLAHWGDIRLQKTQQIAINTRRDKLILWWYSMY, encoded by the exons ATGTCAAGCAAG GGCGCAATAAAGAAAACTGCAGGGTCGAGTACcgtattaaaaacaaaaaacagacAAGCAGGCGATGCATCTTCCGATGTCTTGGCGTCGCCCAACTCGAAAGACTCAAAACTTACGAAACTCAGAGATTCGAAGATACAAAAAACCCCACAGAACTCTTTTAACAAGCTGGCATCTAGCAGGATTAGTTCCATGGATAAGCCTGTTGGTTCTCAAACCAAATCAATCAGGCAAAATGGTCCTGGATCAACATCCATATCCAATACTGCTGCCAGCTCTCCGAGAACTGGAGCCCAGTTGACGAGCAGGACCACAACCTCGGGAGCAAAATTAGTTAGGCAGAAAATAGAAGTAGAGAAAAGGCTGAAGAATGTTCCGCCAGCGGAACGGAATAAATCAAAAGAGAAGGCGAGCAAAAGTTACTCGGAGAAAAGAGGATCAAGTTCGATATAtttgccaaaaacgattagAAGCTCTAACGCTGCTGCAACTAGAACGTCTAGTCAAGTTATTGCATCGAAAACCAGTTCGGTGTCTACTCGCGATAAGcagagagaaggaaaatcgGAGAGTCCTTATAAATCAGCTGAGAAGAAGCCTAGACGAACGTCAAGAGAACGCAAAAAATCCAGAACTCTTAGTCCTAGCGAAATAAAGATGTTACACCAGGCTATGAAGACTGATAAAGCAGCAAATGATAGTCTGTCAAAGAAAGACAATAACTTGGTAAAATCCCACGGAGAGCAAAATCGTACCGCGACAAACGACAATACTGATGATTATGAATACGAAGATGATTTTGAA GATTACGAATCGGACTTTCAAGAGTGTACTGATAGCGAAGTGTCAAACGTTAGCGAGGAACAGGAAATTTCAGAGAGTCCTGAACCTGAACCAATTGAAATGCAAAGAGAAGAGCAG ATAAAAACGATAAACAGTGCAGATGGACGACGGAGCGAAGAGGAGCATATGCTAGATTCTGGTCACTATGAACTCACAGAGGCTAGAAAACGAGCTGCACGCATAGAATCTATGTCAATGAATCAGTCGAAGGCACCACCATTGCCAGAATTGAGACAGCCCATAAATAAATCGTATAG GCAAGAGAAGACATCCGAAAATAAGTCATTACCCCCATCGTCGACGGACGAAGGTTTTGAGGATGGGAGATCTGGAGATTTTGCTAAATCTCCACCCGTATCACAAATATCtttcatcgattttcaaaaaccaaAAGACGAGAAAGTGCAAAAG AAATTGCTGTCAAAATCGAAAAGAGGAGAAGAATTGTTGAACATGATCAAATTGGACAATGTCGAATGGTCTCTCATTGAATACACGCCTATAGCTTATGAAGATTTTATACTGAATTATGGACGATTAAATACTCAAcag ATCTCTGTACAAACCAACGAAGATAATCCCGAAACAGAAACGCAAACCGAGAGTAtcgaatttataaataaatggaCCCAACATCCTATAACGTGTAGAAGAAATTTGAACAACAGTGAAGAcgtgaaattgtttaaattg GAACAAATCGGTGTTGGCGAAGATACAGACTGTGATGAAACGAACACACCAATTGTACCGACTTACGATATTCTACAGCTGAATGAGTTTTTGAGTAAAGCAGGAAAAGTCGTGCTCTCGTtgttagaagaaaaaaaagttggagGAAACGTACTTCGGTCTAATTCGCACGAGTTACCCTTCAGCGAAGGCTTCATTAAGCTTGCCGTTGATTCGGTATCTTTTCTAGTTGATAGAACAGTATCGCTCCTACATTACTCAGAGACTTTGAATAAGATGTTACTGTCAATACACGTTCTGAACAGTGAG GGAATTGAAACTTCGAACAAGGAAGATTATCTAACCGACTGTTGCATCGGATGTGTTTGGAGTACCTCAGAACCATCGAGGCCAGTGAAACTCTTTTACTCATCTTGTTCTATAACAGCTTGCTGTTTTCACTCGACGAATTACAACGTCGTATTTGCAGGCCTAGAAGACGG GTCAATAAATCTGTGGGATCTTAGAGAAGATGCGATGTGGCATCAAAAAGTAACCGATAAGGTAAATGAGGTGGACTGGGTGTTGCGATCACCAACTTACACTACAG CCGACAGTGTCAGTGATAATTATCACAGTTCCGAAATTGTCGCTATTCGTGTTGTATCTTACATTGAAAAAGACACATCAAATGCAAGCAACAACAGACTTGCACCGATTCAG ATTTGCACTTTAGACGAAGAAGGAGAGTTAATTGTTTGGAGTGTATTATACACCATGGGAATTCGCACGGATGATTTAGGATTGGCTCACTGGGGTGACATTAGACTTCAGAAAACCCAACAGATTGCAATAAACACTAGAAGGGATAAACT AATTCTGTGGTGGTACTCGATGTATTGA